Below is a window of Deinococcus sonorensis KR-87 DNA.
GCCGGCAGGTGCTGAAAGCGGCGCTGGTCGTCATGAACGTTGAGCAGTTCCATGGGCCCTCCAGAACAGCAGAAGTGGAGCGAACTACAGCAGCTTGGGGGTGCCGACCCACAGGATCACCGTTTCGGACCCGCTGGGATTGGCCCAGGCGTGCGGGGTGGTGCTGGCGTGCTGGGCGCTGTCCCCGGGATGGAGCGTGTGCCGGTCCTCGCCCACCTGCAACTGCAGGGCACCCTGCAGCACGTACAGAAATTCCTCGCCCAGGTGGGTGGTCAGCGGCGAGCTGAACCCCGCCTCGACGTGGATCATCATCGGTTCCAGTTCCAACCCCTGGCCCCGGCCCGCCAGACTCTTGATGCGGAACGGAATCTCCTGCACGCTCAGGTAGGTATCGTCGGTGCGGCGCACCACCACCGCCTGATGCTCGGGATCGGAGATGAAGTAGTTCAGGCTGACGCCCAGAGCGCGGGCGATGCCGGCCAGTGAGGTGACGGTCGGATTGGCCTGGTTGCGTTCCAGCTGCGAGAGGTACGGGACAGACAGACCACAGGTCTCGCTGACGTCCCGGAGGGTCAGCGACAGTTGACGGCGACGGGCGCGAATGCGGGAGCCGAGCTGCAGAGCCACCACCCCTCCACCTGCGTCCTGCGCCGCGAGGCGGCCGGGATCAGGTGGCTCAACCTTAGTTAACTTTTTCTGAAATGTCAAAATTTTTCTGACACCTGCCAGGAGCCCTCTGACGCCGCCGCATCGCTTAGAGTGAGCGGCATGACCCAATCAGCAAGTCTGCGCACGCCCGACCCCGCCGGCACGCTGTCCGGCCGGGTGGTTCTGGTGACCGGCGCCGCCAGCGGCATCGGCCGCGCGATTGCCCTCACGGCGGGCGCGGCGGGCGCCCGGGTGGTGGTGTCGGACCAGCAGCCGCAGGGCCAGGACACGGCCGACCTGCTGCAGCAGCAGGGACACCCGGCGATCTTCGTGCCGTGCGACGTGGCCGACCCGCAGGCGGTGGAGCGGCTGGTGCAGGCGGCGGTGGCCGAATACGGTCAGCTGGACGTGCTGGTGAACAATGCCGGCATCGCGGGCGGCGGGGTACTGGCCCATGAGCTGGGCATCGACGCCTGGGATCGGGTGCTGGCCGTCAACCTGCGCGGCCCCTTCCTGTGCGCCCGCGCCGCCCTGCCGCACCTGATGGCCTCGCGCGGGGCGATGGTCAACATCGCCTCCACCTACGGCCTGATCGGGGCGCCGCTGTCGGCCGCGTACTGCGCGTCCAAGGGCGGGGTGGTGAACCTGACCCGTCAGCTGGCGGTGGATTACGGCCCGCACGGGGTGCGGGTG
It encodes the following:
- a CDS encoding helix-turn-helix domain-containing protein, whose product is MALQLGSRIRARRRQLSLTLRDVSETCGLSVPYLSQLERNQANPTVTSLAGIARALGVSLNYFISDPEHQAVVVRRTDDTYLSVQEIPFRIKSLAGRGQGLELEPMMIHVEAGFSSPLTTHLGEEFLYVLQGALQLQVGEDRHTLHPGDSAQHASTTPHAWANPSGSETVILWVGTPKLL
- a CDS encoding SDR family NAD(P)-dependent oxidoreductase — encoded protein: MTQSASLRTPDPAGTLSGRVVLVTGAASGIGRAIALTAGAAGARVVVSDQQPQGQDTADLLQQQGHPAIFVPCDVADPQAVERLVQAAVAEYGQLDVLVNNAGIAGGGVLAHELGIDAWDRVLAVNLRGPFLCARAALPHLMASRGAMVNIASTYGLIGAPLSAAYCASKGGVVNLTRQLAVDYGPHGVRVNAVCPGYIDTDMGGHRARLEPAQREAAQARRERNAARQPLGRQAQPEEVARVVAFLASDAASFMTGAIVTVDGGCTATFNHGDS